Within Enterobacter sp. RHBSTW-00175, the genomic segment GGCATCCAGTTCACGCGCGATGGCGGCAAACTTTTCATCACGTTCACCATATAAATAGTGAAAAGGGAAATCGCGTGCCCGAAGTGCCACACGCAAATCGGGCTGGACGGCAAGCGAGGTTGCCTCAAGCATATCCGCCAGCTGTGCACCGCGGTTCTGGCGGCGCAGCATAATCAGGTCATGACGTTGTGCGTCAGTGAGGGATGCAAAGACAGGCTGTTGATACCAGTCGGCAAAAACAGACTCAAGTGGCTGCTGGCGAAAACGCGTTGCCCAGCGCCCGTCGGACTGACGTCGGGCATTGCGTTCTTCGGCATTTTGCAACCCCGGATGCCCACCTTCGACAATCAAACCACACAGCCCCGCAGGTTGCTGAGCCGCATGGCACATCGCAATGCGGCCGCCGAGAGAGTACCCCACCAGCCAATAGTTAAGTATGTTGTAACTAAGAAGGGTATTTTCCAGTAACGCGTTAACCGCTTCAAAACCAGAGACAGTGATATGCGCAGATCCCCCGTGCCCGGGCAGATCAAGATACAGTCGGGGAGAGTCACACAGCGATTCCCCGACGGCCTGCCACTCGCGGCAATCGCCTGAAAATCCATGTAAAAAGACCAGCCAGGGAGTTCCTGGCTTTCCGGCCTGCTGCGCACCCGCAAGGATCACAGGTGGCTTACCTGTGCCAACAGACTTTGCAGCTGCTGTGCCCCGGCGGAATCATTTACCACCAGCTCAATCAACGTTGCACCCGGCTGACGCCATGCGCTACTCAGCGCGGTTTCCAGCTCTGACCAGCTTTCAGGGCGGTGATATTTCAGGCTGAACATCGCCGCCGCGTGTTCAAACTGCACATTCTGCGGCATCAGATAGAACTGTTCGCGCTCACTCTGCGGCGTGGGCAGTAACGAGAAAATCTGCCCGCCATTGTTGTTCACCACAATCAGCACAAACGGAGCCGAAGCCTGGCGCAATAACGCCAACGCGTTGAGATCGTAAAGTGCAGAGAGATCACCCACCACCGCCAGAGTCGATTTCGCACTGGCGCGCTGCACGCCCGCCGCCGTAGAGATAAGCCCGTCAATCCCGCTCGCGCCACGGTTGCTGTAAACCGGGTATCCGGCAGGCAGCTTAGAGAATGCATCAATCAGACGCACCACCAGGCTATTGCCGACAAACAGCTGCCCCTGCTCTGGCAGATACTGACGAATGCGATGCGCAAGCCCGGCTTCGCCAAAGCCTTCGCACTGTGATTTGGTTAACTCCCACGCCTGGCGCGAAAGCTCGGGGATTTCCACCGCCCAGGGTTTACGTTTTTCTGCGGGGTGAAGTTCCAGCCAGGTATCAATACTGCTGACCAGACGACGGCCACGATGGTGCGCCGGGTCGAGCCGCCCTTCCAGCGGATCCACCAGCCAGTACTCTTCCGGCTCACAGGCGGCCTGCCACTGCAAGACGCGTTTTCCCGTGAGGCTGGAGCCAATCTGGACGACAATTTGCGCTTGCGCCAACTCGGTAACCGCTTTTGCGTTACCCAGCCAGAGATCGGCGCACGGCAGCGGCTGCCCGGTTTGTGAAAGGACATCGCCAATCAGCGGCCAGCCGAGGGTTCGTGCCCATTCAGCCACCTGCCTGCCTTCTGCCGCGCTCATGCGCCCGGCAATGACCACACCGCGCTTTTGCCGCCAGAAGAACCAGTCACGCTGCTTCGCGCTTTCCAGATGAGTCTGTTCGCGCAGCCAGGTTTTTTCACTGTTCCACCAGTCGCCAAGTGTCTGCTGCCATTCAAGCCCAGTGTCATCCAGCTCGCCATACAGCG encodes:
- the menH gene encoding 2-succinyl-6-hydroxy-2,4-cyclohexadiene-1-carboxylate synthase — its product is MILAGAQQAGKPGTPWLVFLHGFSGDCREWQAVGESLCDSPRLYLDLPGHGGSAHITVSGFEAVNALLENTLLSYNILNYWLVGYSLGGRIAMCHAAQQPAGLCGLIVEGGHPGLQNAEERNARRQSDGRWATRFRQQPLESVFADWYQQPVFASLTDAQRHDLIMLRRQNRGAQLADMLEATSLAVQPDLRVALRARDFPFHYLYGERDEKFAAIARELDAVCHVIPNAGHNAHRENPAAVAASLAQILRLRIKDSL
- the menD gene encoding 2-succinyl-5-enolpyruvyl-6-hydroxy-3-cyclohexene-1-carboxylic-acid synthase, yielding MSVSSFNRRWATVILEALTRHGVRHVCIAPGSRSTPLTLAAAENRTFIHHTHFDERGLGHLALGLAKVSKEPVAVIVTSGTAVANLYPAIIEAGLTGEKLILLTADRPPELIDCGANQAIRQPGIFASHPSQSISLPRPTQDIPASWLVSTLDHAMGTLRGGALHINCPFAEPLYGELDDTGLEWQQTLGDWWNSEKTWLREQTHLESAKQRDWFFWRQKRGVVIAGRMSAAEGRQVAEWARTLGWPLIGDVLSQTGQPLPCADLWLGNAKAVTELAQAQIVVQIGSSLTGKRVLQWQAACEPEEYWLVDPLEGRLDPAHHRGRRLVSSIDTWLELHPAEKRKPWAVEIPELSRQAWELTKSQCEGFGEAGLAHRIRQYLPEQGQLFVGNSLVVRLIDAFSKLPAGYPVYSNRGASGIDGLISTAAGVQRASAKSTLAVVGDLSALYDLNALALLRQASAPFVLIVVNNNGGQIFSLLPTPQSEREQFYLMPQNVQFEHAAAMFSLKYHRPESWSELETALSSAWRQPGATLIELVVNDSAGAQQLQSLLAQVSHL